ttttctttctgcctgtgtatatctgtgcacattgtatttttctgtctgtgtatatctgtgcacattgtatttttctgtctgtgtatatctgtgcacattgtatttttctgtctgtgtatatctgtgcgcattgtatttctctttctgtctgtgtatatctgtgcacattgtatttttctttctgtctgtgtatatctgtgcacattgtatttttctttctgtctgtgtatatctgtgcacattgtatttttctgtctgtgtatatctgtacacattgtatttttctgtctgtgtatatctgtgcacattgtatttctctttctgcctgtgtatatctgtgcacattgtatttttctttctgtctgtgtatatctgtgcacattgtatttctctttctgtctgtgtatatctgtgcacattgtatttttctgtctgtgtatatctgtgcacattgtatttttctgtctgtgtatatctgtgcacattgtatttttctgtctgtgtatatctgtgcaccttgtatttctctttctgtctgtgtatatctgtgcacattgtatttctctttctgtctgtgtatatctgtgcacattgtatttttctttctgtctgtgtatatctgtgcacattgtatttttctgtatgtgtatatctgtgcacattgtatttctctttctgtctgtgtatatctgtgcacattgtatttctctttctgtctgtgtatatctgtgcacattgtatttctctttctgtctgtgtatatctgtgcacattgtatttttctttctgcctgtgtatatctgtgcacattgtatttttctgtctgtgtatatctgtgcacattgtatttttctgtctgtgtatatctgtgcacattgtatttttctgtctgtgtatatctgtgcgcattgtatttctctttctgtctgtgtatatctgtgcacattgtatttttctttctgtctgtgtatatctgtgcacattgtatttttctttctgtctgtgtatatctgtgcacattgtatttttctgtctgtgtatatctgtacacattgtatttttctgtctgtgtatatctgtgcacattgtatttttctgtctgtgtatatctgtgcacattgtatttttctgtctgtgtatatctgtgcacattgtatttttctgtctgtgtatatctgtgcacattgtatttttctgtctgtgtatatctgtgcacattgtatttttctgtctgtgtatatctgtgcacattgtatttctctttctgtctgtgtatatctgtgcacattgtatttttctgtctgtgtatatctgtgcacattgtatttttctttctgtctgtgtatatctgtgcacattgtatttttctgtctgtgtatatctgtgcacattgtatttttctttctgtctgtgtatatctgtgcacattgtatttttctgtctgtgtatatctgtgcacattgtatttctctttctgtctgtgtatatctgtgcacattgtatttctctttctgtctctgtatatctgtgcacatggtattttttttcctgtctgtgtatatctgttcacatggtattttttttcctgtctgtgtatatttgtgcacacactcagcaatctgtgtataTCTGTCCCTATTTGTTTATATAGTAATAAACCTCCTGCTCTCAGAGCCTGTAACATACCTGTGCACGCAGTACCCTCAGAGTGCCACTAGAGGGCCCATGCTGCTCCTTTCCCCCAGCTGTTCCCTGCGGGAGATTGACAGACCCTCACTCGCGTTCCTACAGAGATATGGAAATCTAACGTGGAATGGAGGCTTGTGATTGGCCACTGGGGGGATACCCACACCTAGCTGGGCGTTTCCAGGCACTTTGCCTtgttaaagggcagagagctccattcAGCCCTTCAGTAGAGGCATAGGAGCACATGGTCTGCACCCAGTGAGCAGGGGCACAgctcatacagagacacagctcacacagagacacacacagtgccagCACAGTAAGCATTGCTAATAGACAGAGCATGCACCAGGACAGAAACCCAGCTCTGCCCACTCCAGACACTGCAAAGACTACTGCAGGAAGAAACTACTGCAGCACAGTGTCCCAGCAAACTTACTGACCAGGAGCTGCAGCAGGGCAGCAGGAGGGACCTGAGCCAGGGCAGCAGGAGAGACCTGAGCCAGGGCAGCAGGACTAAGGAGCTGCAACTTTTTTCCTATTAAGCCTGGAAAAGCACAGAGAGCGACATCCCAGCCCCTGTCTCTCCATCCCAGCCCCCCTGTCTCTCCTGAGCTGGGAGTTTTGCAGAGATCAGCAAGAAGAGAAATCATCAGAGACCAGGAAGAGCTGCAGAAGAGAGAGTGTTGGACTTGGTGACACAAGAGACAGCAGAGCTCCCTGCAGGCTCCTGTGTTCAGAGACAGCAAGCAGGGGGCGTGGAGCTCCTACCTAGACTGTAGCCAGTGACATTGACAGCTCTTATATGGACTGAGATGGCCTCAGAGCTGGCCATGAGTGCAGATTTACCAAACAGCCCTCTCGCAATTGAGTATGTCAACGACTTTGATCTGATGAAATTTGAGGTGAAGAAGGAGCCCCCAGAAGCCGAGAGATTCTGCCACCGCCTGCCCCCTGGATCCCTGTCCTCCACCCCTCTCAGCACCCCCTGCTCATCTGTGCCTTCTTCTCCAAGCTTCTGTGCCCCCAGCCCAGGGGCCCAATCCAGCGTGAACCCCAACAACCCCAACCCTGCCAACAAGCCTCAGCTGGAGGACCTTTACTGGATGTCTAACTACCAGCACCACATCAACCCAGAAGCTCTGAACTTGACTCCAGAAGATGCTGTGGAGGCACTTATAGGCAATCCTCACCACCATCATCACCACCACCAGGGCTATGATGCTTACAGGGGCCAGCAGTACCCTGGAGATGAGATGGCACCATCTGGGCACCACCATCAagtccaccaccatcaccaccaccacaaCCATCACCTCAGGCTCGAAGAGAGGTTCTCAGACGAGCAGCTAGTAAGCATGTCAGTGAGGGAACTTAACAGGCAGCTGAGGGGCTTCAGCAAGGAGGAGGTAATACGCCTCAAGCAAAAGAGAAGGACCTTGAAGAACAGGGGCTATGCCCAGTCCTGCAGGTACAAGAGGGTCCAGCAGAGACACATTCTGGAAACAGAGAAGTGTCAGCTCCAGAGCCAAGTGGAGCAGCTCAAGCAAGAGGTGTCCAGGCTGGCCAAAGAGAGGGATCTCTACAAAGACAAGTATGAGAAGCTGGCCAGCAGGAGCTACACCACCAGAGAGTCTCCCCAACAGCCCAACCCTGGCAAAGGATCTGCTGACTTCTTCATGTGAATCCCTGGACTGGGGGTCCAAGACCTCCTGCCCCATCTTATCCAGTGTGCAGAGGTGTAGAAGCTCCTGTAAATAGAGGCTTTTCCAGGTAATGGACCTAGAGTCAAAATTACAATAACTTATGCATTCTCTGTAAACTGTCTTCACCAGAATCATGATACATTGTAACCCATTCACCATGTACTGTGACTGAGACAAAAACAAGATAAGatgatttcttttatttttctttcttcctaAAGTTTCCTTGGCTCTTAATCACAAAAGACATTAAACCTCCAAATGCTACTTTGTAAATAGGATGCACCAGAGATGGACTTTGGGGGAATAATGTACCCCCATCATCATGCAGTTGGACTGCTTTGTGAGCCAGACATGTAAGAAAAGAAAGTCTTAAATATTTGGTGAATTCTTTTCCTTGTATCCAGAGCAGGCGTAAAGGAAAACACAAGCAATATAAGGAGTTGTCATAGTCATTAAGTACATTTACTCCAGAAGACATGAGCAGTTTGTCCGGAACTATGAAGATAGGACATTTAAAGCAAAGAATTGATCAAAACTGTGCAATTACTTTGGGTCTTAAAGTAGACTTTTTAGCAATCCTGCATGCAGGTCATGTAAGGCAAGCCaatgtattattttatactaGTCCACACAAGAAAGCATGATgtagattttcttttattttccttttttttttttgcttgtttaccTGTTttctgaaaatcttttttttttctgatgagaaaaaaaaattacatggtCCGTGCATCTTGTTAATgacccaaaaaaaacaaacaaacactcaaaAGTCTTAACACAATTTCCTGGACTATACATCCGAAATGCAACCTAGCAGCTGAAAAATGGGACgtgaaaataaactttttatcaaAGGACTTCCAATGAAAATAAAGGGACAGAGTGTAGCAGTTTTACTTACCCCAATTCCCTATCCCTtgtctatattttattatttaaaaaaataaaacaggaatCCTGAGCCAGATACAGTATAttgtttaaccctttgagtgatGGTAGGGGTGGCATTGAAATGGCGCACGCACCCATACCACACGCCAAGCGTTAAAGTGTCCACTTGTACATATTGTAGAATTTAGTTCGttttaatgactttttttttctgaGCCTATATTTTGCTTGGTGATTTAAAgacgaaagaaaaaaaagaaaaaaaaaataaaacaaaaaagtctTAAGAAAAGTTTGTATGTTACAGCATGCAAATACTATTTAAAATGATTAAGCAATTAAATGTTAACGAGTTCATGATGAGCCTAATGCACTATATAAATGAATCAATTGGATACGTCATAATGTTGTTTTATAGAGATTTAAATAAATTATCTATGCTGTTACAATGTTGGTAAGAAACATACATTCTAAGACACCCTAAACGGgtaatatagtaatatattaATGAATTATTAGGCTGCTCTTATTCTATGCACCGTTTTATTTATGAATTAACCCTTGGGAAACAAATGTTATTTAAAGTTTTATTGCTTATGCACATTATTTCAgagagtaaaaaaacaaaacagtgaatAAAAATCAATTTTCAAAACACTGCTTTACGTGATCTAAAACACCAATAATTACTGAGACAATGTACTGACGTAGCGGATCTAGAAATGATCTCGCCTATCAATTTCCAGATGTTCTGTGGGATATTTGAGCCATGAATTTGTGCATTTACAGGCCTGAGTTTTGAAaacttattatttttaaaatttttgtttttgcatcCTTGCAAAATCCGTGTAGCCGAGTCCACTTTTGTATAACACTTCTCTTAAAACAGATATAGCTGTGGGAAATGTCAGTATTATTATAAGAAAAATCCGTACGAAGATTTGAGTTTCCTCTAATTTTTATGAAATGTTTTCTTTCTCTTGGACCTCAGTGCAACTTCTTCCTGCGTTTCATTTGCTACCAAAATAAATCTGTTTCGACATTTATACACTCTCTGGCATTTCTATTTTTGTAGCAGATaagttgtgttttgtgttttggtTTTGGGTGAATCAGGTGTTTGGGAGACTGGAGTGAGTTTACGATTGTGacagtcatttttttgtttttaaattatttttagagAGAATTGATGTGTGTCTGTCTTAAAATGTAcgttatttaaataatataaaacagaACATGGTTctctttgttttctcattaaattaTACCTTCATTTTACAATtaatttgtactatatttatctaattaaaaaaagtagttttaaaaaaaaacctgaagaacaaaaaaaataaaaaaagtaaccgattaattttattataagcatatttaatatatattttatttattgacatACATTTAACGGCTTGTTTCCAGAAGCAAAGgggtatataaatatgttaaatatttttttagaattaaatgATATAGTGTAAATATTATTTCTATGTAAAGAAAACCAGCGTTCTATTCTGTAACGTCTTCAGCCAGTTCATTATATGCTATTGTTACCAAGGGACATGTTTGAATGGTCCTGGTCCATCGATGCTCAAGTAAGTAAACGAAGGATCACTTTGCTGAGACGTACAATCCTCTAATAATCTGCAGTCCTGTTGTGGTGCGAAAGACTTTGACATTCTTGAACTTTGCTTTTCAAACAAACTGAATCTTATTAGCCTGGCTGTTTTAATAAACTAACAGCTCAGTGTGAGACCCAGCTTCACATTTTtcattgaaagttttttttttttttgcagctttgCCTGATAATGTGCTGTTTGTTTGAAAGGCATATTTATGCAATTTTTAATTGGTCGACACCATTGTTAAAGTCGTTGGTTTgctgaaccagaaaaaaaaagaagagccaaagctcaatgaatattttttttaaataaaatatggtatagttatttttttctggcaaataaaatttagattttacaattttttttatagtgtaaAACAATAATATTGTTATCTAACTTGTTGTGTTGATTGAACTAAGGTGTTAAATAAAGTTGAAATTAATTTCTTAACCTTTGGAAAAAAAACTAATGTGGACATTTATAGAAGTACATTTGAATTTTCACTGTATAAGATAGcaacactatctatctatctatctatctatctatctatctatatatccagtatctatctatctatctatctatctatctatctatctatctatctatccagtatctatctatctagcatctatctatccagtatctatctatctatccagtatctatctatctatctatctatctatctatctatccagtatctatctatc
The nucleotide sequence above comes from Pelobates fuscus isolate aPelFus1 chromosome 4, aPelFus1.pri, whole genome shotgun sequence. Encoded proteins:
- the MAFA gene encoding transcription factor MafA gives rise to the protein MASELAMSADLPNSPLAIEYVNDFDLMKFEVKKEPPEAERFCHRLPPGSLSSTPLSTPCSSVPSSPSFCAPSPGAQSSVNPNNPNPANKPQLEDLYWMSNYQHHINPEALNLTPEDAVEALIGNPHHHHHHHQGYDAYRGQQYPGDEMAPSGHHHQVHHHHHHHNHHLRLEERFSDEQLVSMSVRELNRQLRGFSKEEVIRLKQKRRTLKNRGYAQSCRYKRVQQRHILETEKCQLQSQVEQLKQEVSRLAKERDLYKDKYEKLASRSYTTRESPQQPNPGKGSADFFM